In Streptomyces sclerotialus, the DNA window AGCCGGGTGCCGAGAAGGAACGCCACTACGGACTGAATGACCACCAGGTACATCAGCTGCCGGTAGACGAGGAGCTGGAACGGCATCGACCACAACGCCCGCACCCGCTCCCCGTCCAGCCGCAGCGCGTACCCCGCGACGGCCAGCTGAAGGGCGAGGAAGGCCAGCCACACCCCGGCCGACTGCACGGGGCTGCGGAAGAGCGCCCCGTACAGCGCGAACACATCGACGACCGGCGCGAGCAGGGGCAGGGCCACCTGGAAGAGCGTGAGGTAACTCAGCCCGCGGCGGCCGAACCGCCCGGCAGGGCCCACCTCGGCCACCGCACGGCGGTGCTTCCACATGGCCTGCAGCGTGCCGTAACACCACCGGTACCGCTGCCGCCACAACTGGCGCAGCGAGCTGGGTACTTCCGTCCAGGCGAGGGCGCTCTCCTCGTAGACCACCCGCCAACCGGCCTCCCACAGCGCCATGGTGAGGTCGGTGTCCTCGGCGAGGGTGTCCGCGCTGACCCCGCCGACGCCCATCAGCGCGTCCCTGCGGAAGGCGCCGATGGCGCCGGGCACCGTCGGCATGCACTCCAGCACCTCGAACATCCGGCGGTCCAGGTTGAACCCGAAGACGTACTCCAGGTGCTGCCATCTGCCCAGCAGGCCCCGCCGGTTGCCGACCTTGGTGTTACCGCTGACCGCACCCACGGCCGGGTGCGCGAGCGGCTGGATGAGCCGGTGCACGGCATCCGGCTCGAAGACGGTGTCGGCATCGACCATGACCACGATGTCGCATCTCGCGTGGGCCAGGCCCGTGTTGAGGGCAGCGGCCTTCCCCGCATTGGCCTGGCGGATCACCTGCACACGCGGATCGTCGATCCAGGTGGCGAGGTCCGCCGTCCGGTCCGTCGACCCGTCGTCGATCACGATGACCTGCAGCTGCCGGTGCGAGGAGGCGAGCAGCGACCGGACGGTGGACTCGATGCCCGCCTCTTCGTTGTAGGCGGGTACCAGGACGGTCACCGGGGCCGTGACCTCCCGCAGCCAGGGCGCGCCCGGGCGGAACCGGGTCAGACGCCGGACGTGGGCACGGGCGAAGAGGACGAGCAGCGCCAGCCGCAGCACGCCCAGCGCGCCGGCGGTCACCAGGACCCAGGTCATGATGCTCACGAACGCGTGGCCGAGGGCCTTAACCCAGATCAGGCCCGTGCCCTGCCACCGTTCCAGGACGGAGACCGGCCGGTCGGCCCGGGGCAGCCCGGCCCCGGCCGTCACCGTGGTGAACTCCTTCACGCTCCGGTCGCCCAGCAGCTTCTCCGTCTCCTCGTACGCGATACGGCTCTGCGCGTACTGCCGGATCACGCCCTGCGCCGGTTTGCGGAACCACCGGTCGGCGGCGACCAGTGTGTACCCCTGCGCCGCGGCGTCCCGCGCCGCCGGCCATTCGGGGCCGCACATCGTGTCCACCGCGCTGGTCAGCGGCAGGCGCAGCAGCCGGGTGCTGATGCCTGCTGAGCCGGCCAGCGCCTTCTGCGTGAGCGACAGCTCCAGCCGCGCACGCAACGGCGATGCCTCGCCCATGGCGGCGCCGGTGTACGTGTTCGAGCCGATCTCATGCCCCTCGGCGCGTATCCGCCGTACCAGGTCCGGGCGTTCGGCCGCCTCGGCGCCGCGCAGGAAGAAGGTGGCGTGCGCATCGTGCCGGCGCAACAGGCCGAGCAGGCG includes these proteins:
- a CDS encoding bifunctional polysaccharide deacetylase/glycosyltransferase family 2 protein, yielding MRRRSRRGRHALSRDPRGHWLLLVLVLPVTFGALLFEGWTTHEVDAAKTRRDCTTPVPQAVDEGGPVVRIDGGTVKSAAMPARTVALTYDGGPDPVWTPRLLGLLRRHDAHATFFLRGAEAAERPDLVRRIRAEGHEIGSNTYTGAAMGEASPLRARLELSLTQKALAGSAGISTRLLRLPLTSAVDTMCGPEWPAARDAAAQGYTLVAADRWFRKPAQGVIRQYAQSRIAYEETEKLLGDRSVKEFTTVTAGAGLPRADRPVSVLERWQGTGLIWVKALGHAFVSIMTWVLVTAGALGVLRLALLVLFARAHVRRLTRFRPGAPWLREVTAPVTVLVPAYNEEAGIESTVRSLLASSHRQLQVIVIDDGSTDRTADLATWIDDPRVQVIRQANAGKAAALNTGLAHARCDIVVMVDADTVFEPDAVHRLIQPLAHPAVGAVSGNTKVGNRRGLLGRWQHLEYVFGFNLDRRMFEVLECMPTVPGAIGAFRRDALMGVGGVSADTLAEDTDLTMALWEAGWRVVYEESALAWTEVPSSLRQLWRQRYRWCYGTLQAMWKHRRAVAEVGPAGRFGRRGLSYLTLFQVALPLLAPVVDVFALYGALFRSPVQSAGVWLAFLALQLAVAGYALRLDGERVRALWSMPFQLLVYRQLMYLVVIQSVVAFLLGTRLKWQRMHRSGTAAEQIGEQPGQQPVAYGSLPPR